The Desulfofundulus salinus genome includes the window CATTGCAGGTACAAGACAGGTGGCCCTGGGCAGCCCGGGGCAACCTGTGGCCGTACACAGCAATAACGAGATTGGTGAACTGGCCCGGGCCTTTAACCAGATGGTGGAGGGAATGCAGGCCCTGGCCAACGAGCTGGGTAAAGTGGCCGGCTTTGCCCAGAACAACGGGCAGCTGCCCCTTGCTAAGACTGTTGCTTCCCAGGTTAATCAGCAAGAAATCAAAATTGTACCAAAACTACAGGAGGAGCTCCCCAAGGGTTTAAACAGGGTTACGCTGGAACAGGTGGTCAAGTTCCTGGAGCGGAATAAAAACAGCGGTGTATCTTCCGATGAGGTGGCCGAAGGAGTGAATCTTTCCAAGGTTACCGTGCGGCGCTATCTTGATTATTTGGAACGGTGCGGTCTTCTGGACATTGATCAGAAGTATGGTTCAGTGGGAAGGCCTATGAAAATTTACAGGCTGAAAACATAGCCCCTCCTGGTCTTTACCCGCGTTCGGGGCTTATTCAACCCCTACATAAAGGGGCTTTTTATTTTTTGGCGGATTTTTGTGCGTTTATGCGTTTATTATTTTTTATTTATTTTATTTTTTATTTATCTTTTATCTAATATTTTTAAGTTTTTGTTCACAGGTTCTGATTTTAAATTAAACATTTTTAACAAAAATTGCCCCGGGTTTAAAGGCCTTAATATAATACCTATTGACTGAATTCAAAAAATTGTTGAAGGGAAGGGTGGTGTGGAAATGGAAGCAGGCAAGCGATGACAAGGGGTTTATGGCCGCCCAACCAGATACTCCCGGTACTTTGCATTAAGGAGGTATTAAGCCAATGGCTGTTCTAAAACCGGCGGAAATTTTGGAATCCTGCGGCAATATGGGAGCCATGCGAGCCAGGACGGGGATTCCGAAGACTTTAATGCTTGCTTTTCTGGCCGGGGCATACATCGCTTTTGGCGCTTTGTTAATGGTAACCGTGGTGGCGGGCCTCCCCCAGGAAAGTTTTGGCACCCTAACAAAGTTCATTGGCGGTGCGCTCTTTCCCATCGGTTTGATTATGGTTATACTTGGTGGTGCGGACCTTTTTACCGGGGATGTGATGTACAATACCGTTGGTCTGTTCCAGGGGAAAATGGGCGCCGGTGAACTTTTCAGAAACTGGTTTTTTGCTTATGCAGGGAACTTCCTGGGGGCGATATTTGTGGTTTACCTGGCCATGTCTTCCGGGTTTCTCTCCGCCGAGCCCTGGCTTGGCTGGATCCAGAAAATTGCCGTAACGAAAACCTCTCTTACTTTTGAACAGGCTTTCTGGCGTGGTGTTGGCTGCAACTGGCTGGTTTGCATGGCCTGTTGGCTGGCCATGGCTTCGGATCATGCGGCTGGGAAAGTTTTGGGTATCTGGGTGCCCATCATGGCTTTTGTCACCATGGGGTTCGAACACAACATTGCCAACATGTTTTTCATCCCTGCCGGGATCTGGGTCGGCGCACCAGTAACCTGGATCCAGTTCTGGATCAACAATCAGTTGCCCGTTACCCTTGGCAATATCGTGGGCGGCGGGCTTTTTGTGGGGGTGATTTACGCTTTTTGTTATGGCAACCTTTCCTGGACGGTTCTTAAAAGTCGCATTTCCCTCAGAGTCAACGATAACACTGTAAAAAGATAAATGTCCTTCTTTCTTTAATTTCAAATATAGCTTGCGTTTGAGAGTCGACGGCAAACATTTTTTTAATGAAAAGGAATGTCGATACGGACAGGAACTTTGGTCGTGCCGGCGAATTGTTTTTTCATGAACTAATTAAAAATTTTTATTGAAATCTGACAGCTGGAGGATTTCTGGTGGGCAAGGGCGAATTAAGAAAAGATGTCTTAAAAGCACGGGGCAGTCTTTCTCCGGAAGAAATAGCCGAAAAAAGCGGGCGGATTTTGCGCCGCGTGCTGTCCCTGGAGGAGTTTCAAAGGGCCCGGACTCTCATGGCCTATGTTGACTTCCGCAACGAGGTGCAGACCGGCGCCCTGATCATGGAATCCATGGCCCGGGGCAAAAGGGTGGCCGTGCCGGTGACCGACGTGGCCGGCAGGCGGCTCACCCCCTCCTTGTTGCTGGAATACCCGGGGGATCTGGCGCCGGGAACCTGGGGCATCCTGGAACCCCGTCCTGAACGCCTGCGCCCCCTTGAGCCGGAGGAACTGGATCTGGTGGTGGTGCCGGGGGTGGCCTTTGATCTCAAGGGCAACCGGCTGGGTTACGGCGGCGGCTTTTATGACCGCTTCCTGCCCCGCACCAGGCCGGATACTGTTTGGCTGGCCCTGGCCTTTGAGTTGCAGATCCGCCCGCAGGTTTATGCCGGCCCCCACGATTGCCCGGTGCACATTCTGGTTACCGAGGAGCGGGTTGTTTACACCCGCTGGTAAAGCCTGTGCACCCGTAATGCGCAGGCTGTTGGCTGTATTAGTAAGCGGGTTTATTTACACCTGCAAGGGAGAGCAATGGGAGGAGGGAAATTCTGGTGAGCTGTCAATGTGGATGTCAGGATGAAGCGGCCAAAAGAGAAGCCCTGGAGAAGGTTTTTGAGCAGTACCGGGGCACTAAAGGGGCGCTC containing:
- a CDS encoding formate/nitrite transporter family protein, with the protein product MAVLKPAEILESCGNMGAMRARTGIPKTLMLAFLAGAYIAFGALLMVTVVAGLPQESFGTLTKFIGGALFPIGLIMVILGGADLFTGDVMYNTVGLFQGKMGAGELFRNWFFAYAGNFLGAIFVVYLAMSSGFLSAEPWLGWIQKIAVTKTSLTFEQAFWRGVGCNWLVCMACWLAMASDHAAGKVLGIWVPIMAFVTMGFEHNIANMFFIPAGIWVGAPVTWIQFWINNQLPVTLGNIVGGGLFVGVIYAFCYGNLSWTVLKSRISLRVNDNTVKR
- a CDS encoding 5-formyltetrahydrofolate cyclo-ligase, encoding MGKGELRKDVLKARGSLSPEEIAEKSGRILRRVLSLEEFQRARTLMAYVDFRNEVQTGALIMESMARGKRVAVPVTDVAGRRLTPSLLLEYPGDLAPGTWGILEPRPERLRPLEPEELDLVVVPGVAFDLKGNRLGYGGGFYDRFLPRTRPDTVWLALAFELQIRPQVYAGPHDCPVHILVTEERVVYTRW